One Glycine max cultivar Williams 82 chromosome 4, Glycine_max_v4.0, whole genome shotgun sequence DNA segment encodes these proteins:
- the LOC100820201 gene encoding uncharacterized protein produces MLPCTSSSTITPPHTRSTPSCCRRTSSITVTRSSGKFPKPPLHIGASPLSSDCHHTHRRAHANWFMINPKQARKNKARIEGSICTSYIYRETTHFCSDYFNNFMKLKLKVFDQQGRPFRKEFIHWLTDEEKDPVHVHVLINCVEVKLYLE; encoded by the exons ATGCTGCCGTGCACGAGCTCCAGCACTATCACGCCACCACACACGAGGTCCACACCGTCATGCTGCCGTCGCACGAGCTCCATCACTGTCACGCGGTCCTCGGGCAAGTTTCCCAAGCCTCCGTTGCACATTGGGGCGTCGCCATTGAGCAGTGACTGCCATCACACACACCGCCGTGCCCACGCCAATTG GTTCATGATCAATCCTAAacaagcaaggaaaaataaggcTAGGATTGAAGGATCCATTTGCACGTCTTACATATATCGTGAGACAACTCATTTTTGTTCTGATTATTTCAACAACTTTATGAAATTGAAACTAAAAG TGTTTGACCAGCAAGGTCGTCCTTTTAGGAAGGAGTTCATTCACTGGTTAACTGATGAAGAGAAAGACCCAGTCCATGTTCATGTGTTGATTAATTGTGTTGAAGTTAAGCTATACCTTGAGTAA
- the LOC100802763 gene encoding polyphenol oxidase, chloroplastic encodes MASISPISFVSAINNVSSNSSNSPSSLHHPFSQIQSAKYRKPKRHHHIPRVTCSDNQKPNTSGELVLPHRRNILLGLGGLCGAAATLNNIPFANAAPILGPDLTTCVQAELPEGVEPTNCCPPISTNIIDFKFPPSNQPLRVRSAAHLVNKDYLAKYEKAVNLMKNLPSDDPRSFAQQAKVHCAYCDGGYHQLGFPDLDLEVHFSWLFFPYHRWYLYFHERILASLINDPTFALPFWNWDAPGGMQLPSMYADPKSPLYDSLRNANHQPPTLVNLDFTIEDPNAEANISTNLTTMYRQLVSNAKTPTLFFGNPYRAGDQPNPGGGSVESTPHGPVHAWTGDINHPTMEDMGNLYAAARDPIFYCHHSNVDRMWSIWKTLGGKRRDLTDPDWLESAFLFYDENKNLVRVKTKDCLDTRKLGYVYQDVDIPWLKSKPTPLRSRAQKVELTPLFGGVAAAHAAETSRNVKFPLVLDSVVSTVVKRPKKSRSKKEKEEKEEILVVEGIEFESSTGVKFDVFINDEDDKLVKPDNTEFAGSFVSVPHSHEHHKNNKKIVTCLRLGLTDLLEELGAEDDDSVLVTLVPKYGKGRVNIRGIKIDFVSD; translated from the coding sequence atggCTTCAATCTCTCCTATATCCTTCGTGAGTGCAATCAATAATGTCTCTTCCAACTCATCCAATTCCCCTTCTTCCTTGCATCATCCCTTTTCACAAATTCAATCCGCTAAATATCGAAAACCAAAACGCCATCATCATATTCCTAGAGTGACATGCAGTGACAACCAAAAACCAAACACATCTGGAGAACTAGTACTCCCACATAGGAGGAACATTCTACTTGGCCTAGGAGGGCTTTGTGGTGCTGCTGCTACTCTTAACAACATCCCTTTTGCCAATGCTGCCCCAATACTTGGTCCAGACCTAACCACATGTGTTCAAGCAGAACTACCCGAAGGTGTAGAACCCACCAATTGTTGTCCCCCAATTTCCACAAACATCATAGATTTCAAGTTCCCTCCCTCCAACCAACCCTTGCGTGTACGATCCGCTGCTCATCTGGTCAACAAAGACTATCTAGCTAAATACGAGAAAGCCGTTAACCTGATGAAAAATCTCCCGTCAGATGATCCACGTAGTTTCGCGCAACAAGCCAAAGTTCATTGTGCTTATTGCGACGGTGGATATCACCAACTAGGCTTCCCTGACCTTGATCTCGAAGTGCACTTCTCTTGGCTCTTCTTTCCTTACCACAGATGGTATCTCTATTTCCATGAAAGGATATTGGCGAGCTTGATCAATGATCCAACCTTTGCTCTTCCATTTTGGAACTGGGATGCTCCTGGGGGCATGCAACTTCCTTCCATGTACGCAGATCCCAAATCACCCCTTTATGATTCTCTACGCAATGCCAACCATCAACCACCAACACTTGTAAACCTTGACTTTACTATCGAGGATCCTAATGCAGAGGCAAATATCTCCACCAACCTCACCACAATGTATAGGCAGCTTGTGTCTAACGCAAAGACTCCAACATTGTTCTTCGGAAATCCTTATCGTGCTGGGGATCAGCCTAACCCTGGTGGTGGCTCCGTAGAGAGCACTCCACATGGTCCTGTTCATGCATGGACCGGTGATATCAACCACCCTACAATGGAGGACATGGGGAATTTATATGCAGCTGCAAGAGACCCCATTTTCTATTGCCACCATTCCAATGTTGATAGGATGTGGTCCATATGGAAAACACTTGGTGGGAAAAGAAGGGATTTAACAGACCCGGATTGGTTAGAATCCGCGTTTCTCTTCTACGATGAGAATAAGAACCTTGTGCGTGTGAAGACTAAGGATTGTCTTGACACGAGAAAGTTAGGGTATGTTTACCAAGATGTTGACATTCCATGGTTAAAATCTAAGCCTACGCCATTAAGGTCAAGGGCTCAAAAGGTAGAACTGACACCACTTTTTGGTGGTGTTGCTGCAGCACATGCTGCTGAGACTTCAAGGAATGTGAAGTTCCCATTGGTGTTGGATTCAGTTGTGAGTACAGTGGTGAAGAGGCCAAAGAAGTCTAGGAGcaaaaaggagaaggaagagaaggagGAGATTCTGGTGGTTGAAGGGATTGAGTTTGAGAGCAGCACAGGTGTGAAGTTTGATGTGTTTATTAATGATGAAGATGATAAGTTGGTCAAGCCAGATAATACGGAGTTTGCAGGAAGCTTTGTGAGTGTGCCTCATTCGCATGAGCATCACAAAAACAACAAGAAGATTGTTACTTGTTTGAGGTTGGGACTAACGGATTTGTTGGAAGAATTGGGAGCAGAAGATGATGATAGTGTTCTAGTAACATTGGTTCCCAAGTATGGGAAA